Below is a window of Pseudodesulfovibrio sp. 5S69 DNA.
AAACGATCTTGGTCATATGAATGCCTCCGGCGGCCAGGGAACCTTTTGAAAAAGGTTCCCTGGACCCTCCAAAACTTTTTATCGCCGCTTCGCGGATGGTGCGAACGCGGTGTACATTAAATTATATGTACCGCCGACGCGGGGGTGCCTCCGGCGGCCAGGGCGCTGCCCTGGACCCGCTTAAGAACCTTTTGGAAAAGGTTCTTAAGGATCTCCAAAACTTTTTAGCGCCGCTTCGCGGGGTGCGGCGCTAACCCTCACGCCCGCCCCTTGTATCCGGCATATAGACGATAAGGCAAGACGGTTTACCCCATTAATCCGAATTTACTTTCCCTGCGTCCCCGCGAAGCGCCCAAAAGGTTCAGGAGGGAGAGGGATGGAGGTCCGGGGAAGAGGAGAGGGAACCCTTCTCTAAAGGGTTCCCTCTCCCTCCCGGCCGCCGGAGGCGCAAAAAAAGGGCCGCTCAAGCGGCCCTTTTAATTTTGTAATCGCCGGTTACCCGGTGAAGCGTTTGAACAGGACGCAGGCGTTGGTGCCGCCGAATCCGAAGGAGTTGGACAGGGCGTATTCGGCCTGTATCTTCTGCGGACCGTCGGCGCAGACGTCGAGGTCGCATTCCGGGTCGGGTGTTTCGCGGTTCATGGTGCCCGGGATGACGCCCTCGGCCAGGGTCTTGACGGCGAAGACCGCTTCGACGCCGCCCGCTGCGCCGAGCAGGTGCCCTATCTGGGACTTGTTGGCGCAGATCTTGATGTTGTAGGCGTGGTCGCCGAAGACCTTCTTGATGGCCCGCGTCTCGCAGAGGTCGTTCAGGTAGGTGGAGGTGCCGTGGGCGTTGATGTGGTCGATCTTCGAGGGATCGACCTTGGCCTCGCGGATGGCGGCGGCCATGGCAAAGGCCATGCCCGCTCCGTCCTCGGGCGGGGCGGTCATGTGGTAGGCGTCGCCGGACGCGCCGTAGCCGACCACCTCGGCGAGGATGTTCGCGCCGCGCGCCTGGGCGTGTTCCAGGCTCTCCAGAAGCAGCAGGCCGCAGCCTTCGCCCATGATGAAGCCGGAGCGGTCCTTGTCAAAGGGACGGGAGGCCTTCTCGGGCTCGTCGTTGCGCACGGACAGGGCTTTCATGGCGTTGAACCCGGCCACGGCCAGGTGGGAGATGGTCGATTCGGACCCGCCGCAGATCATGGCGTCCACGCGGCCCATGGCAATGTCGGTGTAGGCCGTGCCGATGCCGTGGGTGCCGGAGGCGCAGGCGGTGGTGGTGCAGATATTCGGTCCCATGGCACCGGTCTCGATGGACACCTGCCCGGCGGCCATGTTGGCGATGAAGATGGGGATGAAGAAGGGCGACACTTTTTTCGGGCCACGCTTCAGCAGCTTCGAATGGCATTCCTCGATGCTTTCGAGGCCGCCCAGACCGACGCCGATGATGGTGCCGACCCGGGAACGCTCGTCCTCGGGAATGGTCCAGCCCGCATCCTGAAGGAGCATGCGCGAGGCGGCCACCGCGTACTGGGTGAACGTCTCCATGCGGCGCACTTCCTTCTTGCCGATGTACTGTTCGGGATCGAATCCCCGGACCTCGCCCGCGATGGTCGTGGCATAGTCCGTGGTGTCGAACTTGGTGATCTGGCCGATGCCGGATTTCCCGGCCAGGAGGTTCTGCCAGCTGGTCTCGACGTCATTGCCCAGGGGCGTGACGGCGGCAACACTGGTAACAACTACCCTGTTCATAATACCTGCCCGTTGATGTGTCTGGGTTGGGGTAACGAAAAGGAGCGTCTTACACCACCGGGGTGCGTAAGACGCTCACAATATATGTACTTTACTCGGTCAAACTTAGATGGCCTTCTCGATGTGCGAGATGGCATCGCCGACCTTGAGAATCTTCTGCGCTTGCTCGTCATCGATCTCCAGGTCGAACTCCTCTTCCATGGCCATGATCAGCTCGGTCAGGTCCAGGGAGTCGGCGCCCAGGTCCTCGACAAACGCGGCGCTCTCGATGACTTCGTCTTCGGACACGCCCAGCTGATCCACGATGATCTCTTTCACTTTCGCTGCTACGTCGGACATAGTTTCCTCCACTACACAAATGAGTTTTTTTGCTAGATTACATGTACATGCCGCCGTTCACGCCCAGCACCTGACCGGTGATGTACCCGGCTCCGGGGCCGGCCAGGAAGGAGACGGCGGCTGCGATATCCCCGGACTGCCCGAGGGTTTTTAATGGAATTTGTTCGAGCATGGCCTGAGCGACCTTTTCGGGCAGCTCGGCGGTCATGTCGGTCTCGATGAAGCCGGGGGCCACGGCGTTGACCGTGATGTTGCGCCCGGCCAATTCGCGGGCGGCGGACTTGGTCAGGCCGATGAGGCCCGCCTTGGCCGCACAGTAGTTGGCCTGGCCCGCATTGCCCATCTGGCCGACGATGGACGAAATATTGATGATCCGGCCAAAGCGCTGCTTGCCCATGATCTTGGAGGCTTCCTTGAGAAAGGCGAAGCAGCCGGTGAGGTTGATGTGGATGACCTTGTCCCAGTCCTCGTCCTTCATGCGCATCATCAGGCCATCGCGGGTGATGCCCGCGTTGTTGACCAGGACCGCGAGCTCGGCCTTGCCCTTGATCTCGTCCTTGAAGAACGCTGCGATGGCCTCGCGGTCACCGGAATCGAGCTGGAAGGCGCGGGCCTTGCCGCCCGCCTTTTCGATGGACGCCACCACCTCTTCGGCGGCCTCGGGGCGGCTCACGTACGTCAGGAAAACCTCGAAACCGTCGGCGGCCAACGTCTCGGCCACGGTACGGCCGATGCCTCGGGAACCGCCCGTAACCAGGGCGACTTTGGGAAGATCGCTCATCTCATACCCTCTTGTCGTTCTCTTGTGGTCAGGACCCAATATACCAATTGGTCACGGACTGCAAATTGGCCCCTGGATCGTAACCAAAAAGTTTATTCACCATCTGTCCGCAAAAAGCAAACAAACAGCCGTTTCAAATCCTAGAACCGAATCAGGGCCGCGCCCCAGGTGAACCCGCCGCCGAAGGCGGGGATGAGGACCAGGTCGCCGGGCTTGATGAATCCGGTGTGCACGGCCTCGGTCAGGGCCACGGGAATGGCCGCGGCCGAGGTGTTGCCGTACTTGTGGATGTTGGAAAAGACGCGTTCCTCGGGGATGTCGAAGCGGCGCCCCACGGCGTCTATGATGCGGTAGTTGGCCTGGTGCGGCAGGAGCACGTCCACGTCGGACTTGGCCAGGCCGTTGCGCTTGAGGATGGCCTCGGAAATCTCGGTCATGTTGCGCACGGCGTGCTTGAAGACCTCGCGGCCCTGGAACTCGACGAAATATTCGGGACCGACGGGTTCGCCCAGCTTGTAGGAGTAGGCCGAGCCGCCGCCGTTGACCGTGAGCAGGTCGCCCAGCGAGCCGTCGGCGGCGAGCATGACGTCCAGGACTTCGGGGCCGTCGCCGGGTTCGCCGGCGGTCAGGACCGCGGCCCCGGAGGCGTCGCCGAAGAGCACACAGGTGGCCCGGTCCTCCCAGTTCATGCGCCGGGTGATGATCTCGCTGGCGACCACCAGGACCTTGGCTTCCGGCTCCAGGCAGAGCAGACCGCGCGCGGTCTGCAGGGCGTAGAGGAAGCCGGAGCAGGCGGCCGCTACGTCCATGCACATCTGTCCGGTGATGCCGAACCGCTCCTGCAGGCGGCAGGCGGCGGACGGGATGAGGGAGTCCGGGGTGAAGGTGGCGCAGATGATGTGGGTCAGTTCGGACGGGGCGATGCCCGCCTCCTCCAGTGCCTGCTTCGAGGCCTCAAGGGCCAGATCGGAAGCGGCTTGCCCCTCGGCGGCAAGATGCCGCTCCTTGATCCCGGTGCGAGAGGTGATCCACTCGTCCGAGGTATCGACGATTTTCTCGAGATCGGCGTTGGTCAGGACCTTGTCAGGGGCGTACAGGCCAAAGCCGCGAAGAATGAAATTGGTCATGGATTGGGTGTTTATGACAATGGTACGGCGCGGTCAAGCTGCGCAAGATCTTTCACATCCCGCCGGTGCGGGATACGTCAGGCCGCGTCCCTGTCGGGCTTTGCGGCCAGCCCCTTGTGGGCGGCCACGCCTTCGGCCAGGTGGCCGTAGGCATTGTTGCGGACGCTGGTGGCGGCCATGCGGATACAATTGGTAATGGCCAGCTCGTTGGACTTGCCGTGGGCCACGATGACGATGTCGCGCAGGCCGAGCAGCGGGGCTCCGCCGTATTCGGCGTAGTCCACGATCTTCTTGAACCGCTTGAACGCGCCGAACGAGAGCAGCGTGCCGAGCATGGACAGCCAGCTCGACTTGAGCTCGTCCTTGAGGATGCGGCTCAGGGAGCGGGCCAGCCCTTCGGAGAGCTTCAGGGCCACGTTGCCGACAAAGCCGTCGCAGACCACGATGTCCACCTCGCCGGTGAAGATGTCACGGCCCTCGACGTTGCCGATGAACCGCAGCTGCGAACGCTTGAGCAGGTCAAAGGCCTCGCGCACGGCGGCGTTGCCTTGCCCTCCTCCTCGCCGATGGACAGGATGCCCACGGACGGGTCCTCGATGCCCAGGACGTGCCGGGCCAGGACGTCGGCCATGAGGCCGAACTGGAGGAGATGCTGGGGCTTGGAATCCACGTTGGCGCCCACGTCGATGAGCACCACCGGGTTCTTCTCGGTGGGCAGGATGCCGGCCAGGGCCGGGCGCTGCACGCCGGGAATGCGCCCGAGGACGAACATGCCGCAGGCCACGCTCGCACCGGAGTTGCCGGCCGAAACCACGCCGTTGGCCCTGCCTTCCTTGACCAGGCGGCAGGCCACCTGGATGGAGGAGTCCTTCTTGCGGCGCAGGGCGTCGGCGGGCTTGTCGTCCATCTCGACCACCTGGGAGCAGTGGACAACTTCGATGTCCAGCCCCTTGGTGTCGAGCTTGGCGAGCTCGGCCCGAACCTTTTCCTCGTCGCCGACGAGCACTATGGCGATGCCTTCGCGTGCGGCGCTGACCGCTCCGGGCACGACGACGCCGGGCCCGAAGTCTCCCCCCATGGCGTCCACGGCGATGCGCGGAGCCTGGATTCCGTCGGTCTTAGGCATCTTCGCCGTCAATGACCTGGCGTCCCTTGTAGGAGCCGCAGACAGAGCAGGCACGATGGGGCAGAGTGGGCTCACCGCACTCGCAGTAGATGACGTTGGGAGCGGCGATCTTGTCGTGGGAACGGCGCATGCCCTTGCGGGACTTGGACGTTTTCTTCTTGGGGACAGCCATGATATATACCTCGTATTGATTTGTTCTCAGCCGGTTGCCGGAGCGCTCCGGGCAAGGGCGTTACTTTATCTTCAAGTCGCGGAAACCGCAAGCCTTTCGTCGCCCTCATCCGGCTTGCAGGTGCACTTGCCGGTATTGAGGTTGGCGCCGCAGCCGGGGCAGACGCCCTTGCAGTCCTCGCCGCACAGGGGCTTGAACGGCAGGGCCAGGGCGAATTCCTCCCAGAGGATGGCGCCCATGTCGAGTTCCAACCGGCCGTTCTCCACGCGGATGCGCGGCTCGCCGTCGGTCTCCTCGCCGTCGGGCAACTGCTCGAAGGCGTCGAAGGCCGTGTCGATCTCGAACGGAAACGGCTCGGCGCAACGGTCGCAGACCAGCAGGACGGAACCCTTGAGGGTGCCGCGCACCAGCGCCCCATCGTCGGACTGGGGCAGGACCGTGTATTCGGCCACCAGGTCGCGGTCCGGACGGATCTCCAGCTTGAATTCGCGCCACGCCTCGCGCCAGAAGTTCTGGTCGTCGAAGGTGAAGCCCCGGCCCTCTGCGGCAATGTCGCTGATCGTCAGCCAGAATTCAACCATGGTATTCTCCGTTTTTCTCCGGTCCGTTTCGTCCCGGCGCGGCCCGGCCCCACGGCCGGACAACCGGTGCTTCCTATATGGTAATAAAATCTCCTGTCAAGAAAAAAACCCTTGCCATTTGTTGCCGGGCTCGGTAAGGATTCTCTCCCGCTGCCTGGAGAAGCTACCATGATCCGGCGGCCTTTTACGAGCGAAAACGAATCATTTCCTTAGAATACATCAGGAGGTCGCAATGTCCCAGGTTTGCGATATTTGTGGAAAGGGTCCCCAGAGCGGCAACAACGTCAGCCACTCCCACATCAAGACCAAGCGCCGCTTCATGCCCAACCTGCAGAAGGTCCGGCACCAGTTGGAGTCCGGCCAGGTCGTCAGCATCAAGGCCTGCACCCGCTGCATCCGCAACGGTGCGGTGGTCAAGCCGGTGGCTTCCCAGAAGCCCGAAGCCTAAGCCCCGCAACACATTTCGAGTGCGAGAAGTTGCCGCCGAATACTCGGCGGCAACTTTTTTGCGCCTTGCGGCCAGCGGTTGAACCTGCCCTGTCCCGCGCCCGTCCGGGCGCGCGGCGCTCTCCTCTCCCAGCCTCTCCACGCCTTCTTGTGCAAGATAATGCCCGCTCTGGGCGCAAGCCTTTGCACCCTTGCACGTCCCCAGCTCTGGACTGATTCTGACAACACACTGAAATATCATCGTAAATATTTTGGCACGGTCCATGCTTATTCCAGACAAACACGCTCTGGAGGCTCCATGAACTATCTGACCACATTCGGAAACTGGTGTTCCGGCCCGGGATTCGGGCACGGCGCAGGCTTCGGCGGCTGGTCCGGCAGCATGAGCATGGGCCTGGGCTTTCCTTTCGGGGGGATCGTCCAGCTTCTTATCCTGGGCCTGATCATATATTTCACGGTGCGCCTGATCCGGAAACCCGCCACACATTCGGGACCGGGCACGCCGGTGGATGTCCTCAAACGCCGATACGCGGCCGGTGAAATCGACCGGGAAACGTATCGCGCCATGAAGGATGAGCTCAGCAACAGCTAATGGACATACACACCTCCCCAAGCAAAGGCCCCCGCCGGACTCTCCTTCCGGCGGGGGCTTTTCGCGTCCCTTTTCAAGGGGAAAGCGGGGCGAACCGGCTGACGCCGGAAACCGCTACAACTCCACCGCCCTCCGGATGCGGGCCAAGGTCTGCTCCCTGCCGAGCACGACCATGGTCTCGAACAGGCCGGGCGACTGGGTCTTGCCGGTGATGGCCACGCGGATGGGCTGGGCGATGACCTTGAACTTGATGCCCTTCTCCTCGATGAACTGCCGGTGCACGTCCTCCAGGGCGGCCTCGGTGAACTCGGAAAGCGCTTCCAGGCGGTCCGCGATCTCCGCGAGCAGCGGCTTGGTCTCCCCGGTCAGGAACTTCTGCACCGCGGCCTCGTCGTAGGACAGGAAGGACGCGTCCACGATGAACGGCCGCGCCTGCTCCAGCATGTCGAGCACGGACTTGGCACGCGGCTGCAACAGCGGCGCGATCCTGGCGAACTGCTCTCGGGTCACGGACCCGGCCTCCTCCTCGCCCACTTCGCGGGCCAGGAAGTCGCAGAGCATCCCGGCCAGCCGGTCCGGGTCGGCCTTCTGCATGTACTGGCCGTTGACCCACTCGAACTTGGTCAGGTCGAAGACCGACGGCGAGTTGCCCAGGCCGTCCGTGGTGAACAGCTCGACCATTTCGTCCATGGTGAACAGCTCCTGGTCGCCGTGGGACCAGCCCAGCCGCGCCAGATAGTTGGTCACGGCCTCGGGCAGATAGCCCATCTTCTCGTACTCCATGACCGACAGCGCGCCGTGGCGCTTGGAAAGCTTCTTCTTGTCCGGGCCGAGGATCATGGGCACGTGGCCGAACTCCGGCACGTCCCAGCCCATGGCCCGGTAGATCAGAATCTGGCGCGGGGTGTTGTTCACGTGGTCGTCGCCGCGCAGCACGCGGTTCACGTCCATGTCGTGGTCGTCCACCACCACGGCCAGGTTGTAGGTCGGCGTGCCGTCCGAGCGGCGCAGGATCATGTCGTCCATCTCGGCGTTCTCCACCGAGATGTACCCCTTGACCATGTCCTTGTACCCGGTGGCGCCCTCCTGCGGGGCCTTCAGCCGGACCACGCCCGAGGTCAGCCCCTTGTCGCGGCAGGTGCCGTCGTACTTGGGCTTGCGGCCTTCCTTCATGGCCCGCTCGCGCATGGCGTCCACGTCTTCCTTGCTGCAATCGCAATAATAGGCGTGGCCCGAGGCGATGAGCTGGTCGATGACTTCATTGTGCCGGTCCGCGCGGGTGGACTGGAAGACGATCTCGCCGTCGTGTTCGAGCCCCAGCCAGCGCATGGAATCGATGATGGCGTCGGTCGCCTCCTGCGTGGACCGCT
It encodes the following:
- the rpmB gene encoding 50S ribosomal protein L28, translating into MSQVCDICGKGPQSGNNVSHSHIKTKRRFMPNLQKVRHQLESGQVVSIKACTRCIRNGAVVKPVASQKPEA
- the fabF gene encoding beta-ketoacyl-ACP synthase II, translating into MNRVVVTSVAAVTPLGNDVETSWQNLLAGKSGIGQITKFDTTDYATTIAGEVRGFDPEQYIGKKEVRRMETFTQYAVAASRMLLQDAGWTIPEDERSRVGTIIGVGLGGLESIEECHSKLLKRGPKKVSPFFIPIFIANMAAGQVSIETGAMGPNICTTTACASGTHGIGTAYTDIAMGRVDAMICGGSESTISHLAVAGFNAMKALSVRNDEPEKASRPFDKDRSGFIMGEGCGLLLLESLEHAQARGANILAEVVGYGASGDAYHMTAPPEDGAGMAFAMAAAIREAKVDPSKIDHINAHGTSTYLNDLCETRAIKKVFGDHAYNIKICANKSQIGHLLGAAGGVEAVFAVKTLAEGVIPGTMNRETPDPECDLDVCADGPQKIQAEYALSNSFGFGGTNACVLFKRFTG
- a CDS encoding acyl carrier protein, with the translated sequence MSDVAAKVKEIIVDQLGVSEDEVIESAAFVEDLGADSLDLTELIMAMEEEFDLEIDDEQAQKILKVGDAISHIEKAI
- the rpmF gene encoding 50S ribosomal protein L32, with the translated sequence MAVPKKKTSKSRKGMRRSHDKIAAPNVIYCECGEPTLPHRACSVCGSYKGRQVIDGEDA
- a CDS encoding SHOCT domain-containing protein produces the protein MNYLTTFGNWCSGPGFGHGAGFGGWSGSMSMGLGFPFGGIVQLLILGLIIYFTVRLIRKPATHSGPGTPVDVLKRRYAAGEIDRETYRAMKDELSNS
- the fabG gene encoding 3-oxoacyl-[acyl-carrier-protein] reductase; this encodes MSDLPKVALVTGGSRGIGRTVAETLAADGFEVFLTYVSRPEAAEEVVASIEKAGGKARAFQLDSGDREAIAAFFKDEIKGKAELAVLVNNAGITRDGLMMRMKDEDWDKVIHINLTGCFAFLKEASKIMGKQRFGRIINISSIVGQMGNAGQANYCAAKAGLIGLTKSAARELAGRNITVNAVAPGFIETDMTAELPEKVAQAMLEQIPLKTLGQSGDIAAAVSFLAGPGAGYITGQVLGVNGGMYM
- the gltX gene encoding glutamate--tRNA ligase, whose product is MTKIVSRFAPSPTGFLHIGGARTALFSWLLARSQGGEFRLRIEDTDRERSTQEATDAIIDSMRWLGLEHDGEIVFQSTRADRHNEVIDQLIASGHAYYCDCSKEDVDAMRERAMKEGRKPKYDGTCRDKGLTSGVVRLKAPQEGATGYKDMVKGYISVENAEMDDMILRRSDGTPTYNLAVVVDDHDMDVNRVLRGDDHVNNTPRQILIYRAMGWDVPEFGHVPMILGPDKKKLSKRHGALSVMEYEKMGYLPEAVTNYLARLGWSHGDQELFTMDEMVELFTTDGLGNSPSVFDLTKFEWVNGQYMQKADPDRLAGMLCDFLAREVGEEEAGSVTREQFARIAPLLQPRAKSVLDMLEQARPFIVDASFLSYDEAAVQKFLTGETKPLLAEIADRLEALSEFTEAALEDVHRQFIEEKGIKFKVIAQPIRVAITGKTQSPGLFETMVVLGREQTLARIRRAVEL
- a CDS encoding beta-ketoacyl-ACP synthase III, with translation MTNFILRGFGLYAPDKVLTNADLEKIVDTSDEWITSRTGIKERHLAAEGQAASDLALEASKQALEEAGIAPSELTHIICATFTPDSLIPSAACRLQERFGITGQMCMDVAAACSGFLYALQTARGLLCLEPEAKVLVVASEIITRRMNWEDRATCVLFGDASGAAVLTAGEPGDGPEVLDVMLAADGSLGDLLTVNGGGSAYSYKLGEPVGPEYFVEFQGREVFKHAVRNMTEISEAILKRNGLAKSDVDVLLPHQANYRIIDAVGRRFDIPEERVFSNIHKYGNTSAAAIPVALTEAVHTGFIKPGDLVLIPAFGGGFTWGAALIRF
- a CDS encoding YceD family protein, with the protein product MVEFWLTISDIAAEGRGFTFDDQNFWREAWREFKLEIRPDRDLVAEYTVLPQSDDGALVRGTLKGSVLLVCDRCAEPFPFEIDTAFDAFEQLPDGEETDGEPRIRVENGRLELDMGAILWEEFALALPFKPLCGEDCKGVCPGCGANLNTGKCTCKPDEGDERLAVSAT